The Molothrus aeneus isolate 106 chromosome 10, BPBGC_Maene_1.0, whole genome shotgun sequence genomic interval aaaaacaaaacagcatttaCTCTTATGGGTACTAATAAATGAATTCTAGGGTATGTACAAAGAAGAGCTACCTCAGATCCTGAGAAAGGTGTTCAACAGCTTGATATATTGGATCAGATACAGAATTTCTGTTTGATCTGTGTGTTGGGGAGGACCTTAAATATGAGGACACAATGAAGCACGTTTTAGGAGGAAGATTTGagcagaaacattttctttgctgGAGAAAAGCCACTGACACAGAGAGTATAAACCAGCTGCATCTGGGATGCTGTCAAATCATAACacaaaaagggaattaaaaatcTGTTCCTCACTTTGCCTGAGTAAAAATTGCAGGGTGGtcactttattttgtatatAATTATAGTAATAAGCTTGATAGTGTATCTGTTATGGATTATGCAGTCTCTGTGCATTATTAACAACATGACTGTTTGTCCCACTGCACCCATAAGGAAAACACAAACCACAGACAAATGAAAGCAGAAGCAGCCATGGCTATTAGGAACAATTAAGTACTAcacagcctctctgcagggGGAGACTCTGGAGTGGTTTAATGGAGCAGATCTCATGATGGGATGTACATTTGGATAATGCTGTCTTACATATTCAGGTATAACtattgctctgctgcaggagccttGGTTGCATAGCAAGAGGCAGCTACAGCTACCAGGAGAGTGCTgcctatttaatattttctcatttcatttaaTTCCAATATAGAGTTGGAGATGAGTTTGTTAGAAATAAAGCACATCATAGGGAAATTAGTTGTCTGCTTTCTGTGGCTTGAAGAGGGAAAAGTACTGGTGTAACTTCTTAGCTTGAAATCAGTTTGACACCTCCATATAGTTCTGCCAGACAAAGTTCTGTTATTTCAAGTACAACCCCCCCTTTTCTTATTTGTGAAGATGAACCACAAAGTCCCTGCTGGCTGGCACACACTGTGAGCGAGGTGTTCTTCTAAAAAGTGATGTAGTTACTCATGCCAAGATTAGGATTTTCCAAAGCTTATTTCTTCTTCCACACAGTGTCTGACATATCTGTCCTTTAATGCATAGGTTTGTACCACTGGTTTCTTAGATCCAAAATCATTCTGGTATCCAAACTCGTCCTTGAGCTCTGCCTGAGCAAGAGCCTGGAGGCAATCAAGCACTTCCCCAGGGCTTTGGTCAGCTCAGGAGCCTGGgaagcccagggcaggggagtgCTGCAGGCTATGGCAGGAGGGGAATGATGCTAAGAGACTCCCACCTGTCATGCCCACCACGTGTGACATCTCTTCCAGGTCCTACACatgcctggaaaagcagatatTTTATTGTGTATTCAAGGAATAATGGCTGGAACAGGGGCTGAGCTCCTGTCTGCTGTGAATGCTCAGGGAATGGCAACACTAAAgatgaagttttatttttctgcagccTTTGTACTTCATTAGACATTGCCAAAAATCATCGCCACTCCACTTAGCTCAGATGAGCCGCTACAGAATACCACAGGGAAAACCACTTTTAAACTATAATCCTGGAAATGAGCTGTCCCAGTGAAAACCACCTATGACTCACAGAGTTATGCAAGCACATTTCCTTCTGTAAAAGAGCCAGAACCTTTCCAGACCACCTACTGCAGGTCATAACAGGAGCTCAAGAGACATTTCAAATGCCCAGATAGTGTGCTGAATAGTAAAGGCTTTCTGTGTATTTATGTGACATGTAATGGTCATTTCATGGAGAAGGAAATAATATGTTATCAGACAAACCAATGCTGTTCCCCACAGGGGCGTTCCCTGCCTTGGAGCCTGCCTCTTTCTTTGTGGTTGTCACCATGAGAGATGGAGGGGACTCGTCTGcagagcttcccagagctcACCTTGGAAGGttccattttgtattttttcagagCTTCATCATCAAGCCTGTCTCAGCTGGACAGATCATTTATGTTCCTCCTGCTGCCAAGAGGTACAGATGCTCTTAATTATGTGAAGCCAAATTTTCAGTTGTAGGTAATGCAGATATTACACTGATTGACTTCAGCAAGCTCTTTAGGTACCCCCTGCTCTTAAGGGTAACACCAGTTGATGTTCTTATGGCCCAGAAAACCACAAGTTTATGCTTACAACTTAATTTGTAGGAAAAACAATATATTTCAGAAGAGTCATCTGTAGAAGTAAAAATATGTTTCCAATTAGTATGACTTTATCAACTgtcacaaagaaacaaagtcGATTGtccagaaataatttattcatcAACAATAAAACACTGAATAGAAAAAGCCTTGTAAataaaactatatatatataatgctttatttttttattcgaTACTGCACAAAAACCACTACAGACAGTAACAAAATAATCCAATTAAtcttaaaaatttcaaattataaTTGTCACTCTTCCTTTATCATGTTTTATTAACAATGCAAAGGTCATTTGTTTACATATTATACTTTTACTTGATATCATTAAATTGTTTCTTAAAACACTGGAAGCAATTTGTTGCTTGCCCCATAATTTATAACATATATCAATAAACAATATAACAGCTCTGAGAAAGATATGCAGACTGTTCAATGGTAAATAGTCTACCATAGGTTGTTTAGTGTGAGAGCAGGAATAAATCACAACTGAATTGGGATAGAAGTCAACACATTGAAGAGAAATAATGCTTGGGGAACAATTACATGTTTTCCATTGCTCGCTTGGTGATGTGATCTCTTTCAAGCTCTGATTTCTCCTGTTTTAGGTACTCCAGCACCTTTGCCAGCATATCCTCATCCAGGTACTGCCTGGTTTGTGTGTCATCAGCCTCCCCAGCCATGGagagccttttgctgagtgaaGCCAGCTTGGCAGCCTCCTGTGGTCCCAGCTGGTTGAGGTGCTCTCGGAtggcctgctccagctgctcctcttcctgcaggttgctctcagaagctgcagcgGGGACTCTTTTCATCTGGTTGGTATTGATCACCTCGGGGTATTTTGCCAGCACCTTTGCCAAGTAATCAGCCAGCTCTTCATCCTTCTCATTCAGCTTCTCGTACTCCGCTTGTCGCCTTTCCAAGTCGTTCATCCAGGCAGCTTTAGGGAACAGGTGCCCTTTCAATCTTCTGGGAATGTAAGACAGTCTTGGCAAGTCATTTTCTTGATTAAGACGATTTAGTAAGTAGGAGGGATTCTGGTTAGCTAAATTGTCATTTCCCAGAAGGCTGACAATATCTTCAATATTGAGGTCTTCGGGTAGATTTTCTGGAATAAGAGGCTGCTTCATGTACCCGTTTTTAgagtttatattatttttaaatatatcacTCTGTCCTAGATTGGTTTCAGTTATCTCGTCAAGGTCTTCTGGGAATTCCATTTCCTGCTCAGCTTCCAACCTTTCACTctgaagctgctttttttctccagctttcAACATGTCTATTAAATCCTCAGGAGGAATTTGCAAATTCCTTGAGATTTCTATCAGCTGAGCTATAGCCTGAGGATCAAGTTGTTTATCCAAAAACATGGATGCTCTTTTTTCCTCAAGTTCTCCTCCAGTCCTTAATTTCCTATTCCCAGCACTACCCATCAGCCTCTTCAGGTAGTAATTCATTAGTTTTGAAACATCCTCTGACACTtgatctttattttctcttcttatttCATCCTCAAGGAAGCTGAGTTTTCCTGATCTTTTCATTTCGTCGTCAATCTCCTCTTCATGTTTATCAATTTCCTCTTTGCTGTCTTTTATCTCTTCCTGGGTTTGGCTTTCCACTTTTTCCTCTATGGGGTTCCAGTCTTCTCCTCCAACCACATCTTCATACGCGATGTTATTCACTTTGTAcacatcatcttcatcatctgTATACAACTTCTGGTCCTCATCCAGCCTTTCTTTCTTGTGGTTACTGGGCCCTGCCATcttgcccagctcctggaacaCGGACTCCAGGGTGGCGAGGCTCTGGGGGGTGTACTGCTCCTCCACGATCTCGTTGGTACGCTTGAAGGGACTGTCTCTTGAACCCTCTTCATAGTGCCCAAGTGGCATCTTGAGGTACTTCTGCCACCTCTCGGGCCCCTTGTAAGCCTCGTAATCATCAGTTACTCCAGCTGGAAAGTTGTTATCTGAGCCCAGACCGTAGGGTTTATTCTCCTTTGGGCCAGCTTTTGACTCCTTCTCGGCTTGCCGCAAGGCTTCCAGCATCACTTTAACCCACTGGGACTCATCTTCAGTCAAAGAATCCCTCACATTATCCGGGAGGTGAAGCTGGTCCTTGCTTTCTCTCTGTGGGAGGAGGTAGGGGAGACTTTGATAAGAGTTGTAGTCAGGGCTGCCTTCTCCCTTGTTGGTTTGCTTGCGAAGGTCCTCTATGTATTCCAGCGCTTTGATCATGTCGGGATTTGGGAGCCTTGGTAGGTTTTTCATTGCATAGTCTGGGTCTTTCTgaagcagctggtgctgctggaaggaggCTGCATCAACCCAATAGATTAGGACAAAGAAAAAGGTgagagcacaggctgctccaggctggaaggTTTTACTTTCGGccatgtttaaaatatttcctttaaataaagaagaagaagaagaagaaggagaagaagaagaagaaaaagaagctgtTAACATATGGAAACAGGCTTAGAAAACAGAGCTATGCAAGAAATTTCTTATCTCTATGCTCCAAGTACTTGATGAACATTAATTGTCCAATGGCAGCACCAAAGTACAAAATACCAACCCTATATAACTCATGAAATGCCCATAGACACACCCAGATGTCATTTTGATCATGAGAACAAAGCACCTAAATGACAAAATTGGTGTATCCATACATTTAAATGCTGCTCAAAATACTAATATTAAAGCGacagacagaaatattttgtgagATTTCTCCATAGGGCATCTCATTTCATGCCAGGACTGCTGAATGGTGCTGTATATTGCTAACTGTAATAAAATTATTGGGATGAAGTGAACATGACATATAAAATTACTTGCAAGTTTATTTCTGTCATTACTGATAGTACTGAAGctattatttcctttattttgctcttccgtattaaaaaattatttgtattacaATGGAATATCCgttaatgattctatgactcaTCTTCCTGGGGCAATGATCTCTTATATGagaggaaaaatataatttatcttaaaggtataaaataattttactgaatCCTTGAAAGCCCATCTTAGAAACAAGCTCGAGTAGGTAGGTTCTGAGTGGTGATTTCATTCATTTGCTTATTCATTCACTCCAGGAGAAATTGAATCAGGTCCCAGGACAGGCAGAAACATGACCACTGGCAAATTTGGTTAGAATAGATCAGTAGAAGCCCAGTCTGCCCAGCTTACACCAGACAAAAATAAACTCTGGAACAGAACCGGGAAAAATATGCTTCTGACAGAATTAAGATGATTACAGCATCGCTGTGCATGAGGATACAGCTGCAAAAGCCCAGccttgcaggagctgggcaccctccccacagcacaggggaaATTGCCATCAGTCATTCCCCAGGACACTCTCAGGCACTGGCACACCGGGGCCACAGGACAGATTGGACTCTTTTCTGACCCACTTGCATTAACAAATAAAGTACAATAATGAGAAAGGAATTACAAAGATATCCACTGCTTTGATTAATTGACCTATTTTGCTTCCTTTAGTTTTTGGCTTGGTAAATCATCCTGCTGAGACTCTGGTGGTTCATGAGAGCCCAAAAGAACTGTGTACACCCATGTTTACCCACTGCTGGAAGCAGAAAGTGAGCATGAATGCGTTCATTTCAGCTCACTTGTAGAGTTTTCCAATCCATTTTTGTCCTTGACATAATGTGACTTAACTAAATAATTAAAGCCCTATCAGTTCAGAGAGCTGCTTATTTTCCCCCCTTCAGTATGCATGAGCAGGCTAACAGGCATAATGGCAAACAATTTCCCCAAACATTTCTGACTTCGAGCCTGGATACATTTGAGCATTATTTCACAAATGATTAGTTCAACAGCTAATTAGATAGTCCCACCCTCCGGATTTGTGTTTGCCCTGAGTCAAAGCCAACACAATTGCTTCATTTTCTGTCACAGAAAAGGCATTAGCCCTGGACAtaa includes:
- the SCG2 gene encoding secretogranin-2 isoform X2, with the protein product MAESKTFQPGAACALTFFFVLIYWVDAASFQQHQLLQKDPDYAMKNLPRLPNPDMIKALEYIEDLRKQTNKGEGSPDYNSYQSLPYLLPQRESKDQLHLPDNVRDSLTEDESQWVKVMLEALRQAEKESKAGPKENKPYGLGSDNNFPAGVTDDYEAYKGPERWQKYLKMPLGHYEEGSRDSPFKRTNEIVEEQYTPQSLATLESVFQELGKMAGPSNHKKERLDEDQKLYTDDEDDVYKVNNIAYEDVVGGEDWNPIEEKVESQTQEEIKDSKEEIDKHEEEIDDEMKRSGKLSFLEDEIRRENKDQVSEDVSKLMNYYLKRLMGSAGNRKLRTGGELEEKRASMFLDKQLDPQAIAQLIEISRNLQIPPEDLIDMLKAGEKKQLQSERLEAEQEMEFPEDLDEITETNLGQSDIFKNNINSKNGYMKQPLIPENLPEDLNIEDIVSLLGNDNLANQNPSYLLNRLNQENDLPRLSYIPRRLKGHLFPKAAWMNDLERRQAEYEKLNEKDEELADYLAKVLAKYPEVINTNQMKRVPAAASESNLQEEEQLEQAIREHLNQLGPQEAAKLASLSKRLSMAGEADDTQTRQYLDEDMLAKVLEYLKQEKSELERDHITKRAMENM
- the SCG2 gene encoding secretogranin-2 isoform X1 — encoded protein: MREKITATMETSQKQGNILNMAESKTFQPGAACALTFFFVLIYWVDAASFQQHQLLQKDPDYAMKNLPRLPNPDMIKALEYIEDLRKQTNKGEGSPDYNSYQSLPYLLPQRESKDQLHLPDNVRDSLTEDESQWVKVMLEALRQAEKESKAGPKENKPYGLGSDNNFPAGVTDDYEAYKGPERWQKYLKMPLGHYEEGSRDSPFKRTNEIVEEQYTPQSLATLESVFQELGKMAGPSNHKKERLDEDQKLYTDDEDDVYKVNNIAYEDVVGGEDWNPIEEKVESQTQEEIKDSKEEIDKHEEEIDDEMKRSGKLSFLEDEIRRENKDQVSEDVSKLMNYYLKRLMGSAGNRKLRTGGELEEKRASMFLDKQLDPQAIAQLIEISRNLQIPPEDLIDMLKAGEKKQLQSERLEAEQEMEFPEDLDEITETNLGQSDIFKNNINSKNGYMKQPLIPENLPEDLNIEDIVSLLGNDNLANQNPSYLLNRLNQENDLPRLSYIPRRLKGHLFPKAAWMNDLERRQAEYEKLNEKDEELADYLAKVLAKYPEVINTNQMKRVPAAASESNLQEEEQLEQAIREHLNQLGPQEAAKLASLSKRLSMAGEADDTQTRQYLDEDMLAKVLEYLKQEKSELERDHITKRAMENM